Proteins from one Aureimonas sp. SA4125 genomic window:
- a CDS encoding peptidylprolyl isomerase, producing MTKTIKLLLAATGLSLMTLAVPSLAADSDVVAKVGDQSITAGDLDLAAQDLGEQFSKLPPEQRKLAVLSALIDIKSLAQEAEKAGIAKDKVVEARIAFLRERALHNAYFQKQGVDAITDDELKARYDAEVAKIKPVEELHARHILVKTKEEAEAIIKKLDGGADFMTLAAEQSNGPSGPEGGDLGFFGPGQMVPPFETAAYALEVGKYTQQPVQTQFGWHIIQVTEKRPQKQPEFDAVKEQIRQVIMREKYMVLVQKAREEQKVVYVDPAMKTAVEAMEKAASAPPAEGAEPAGAAPADAAPATAPAQ from the coding sequence ATGACCAAGACCATCAAGCTTCTGCTCGCCGCAACCGGCCTATCCCTGATGACGCTGGCCGTCCCGTCGCTGGCCGCCGATAGCGATGTCGTCGCCAAGGTCGGCGACCAGTCGATCACGGCAGGCGATCTCGACCTGGCTGCGCAGGATCTCGGCGAGCAGTTCAGCAAGCTGCCGCCCGAGCAGCGCAAACTCGCCGTCCTCTCGGCGCTGATCGACATCAAGTCGCTGGCGCAGGAAGCCGAGAAGGCCGGAATCGCGAAGGACAAGGTCGTCGAGGCGCGCATCGCCTTCCTGCGTGAGCGCGCTTTGCACAATGCCTATTTCCAGAAGCAGGGCGTCGACGCCATCACCGATGACGAGCTGAAGGCGCGCTACGACGCCGAGGTCGCCAAGATCAAGCCGGTCGAGGAACTGCATGCCCGCCACATCCTGGTGAAGACCAAGGAAGAGGCCGAGGCAATCATCAAGAAGCTCGACGGCGGTGCCGACTTCATGACGCTCGCCGCCGAGCAGTCGAACGGTCCCTCGGGTCCCGAGGGCGGCGATCTCGGATTCTTCGGCCCCGGCCAGATGGTGCCGCCGTTCGAGACGGCCGCCTACGCGCTCGAAGTCGGCAAGTATACCCAGCAGCCCGTGCAGACGCAGTTCGGCTGGCACATCATCCAGGTGACCGAGAAGCGCCCGCAGAAGCAGCCCGAGTTCGACGCGGTGAAGGAGCAGATCCGTCAGGTCATCATGCGCGAGAAGTACATGGTCCTGGTGCAGAAGGCGCGCGAGGAACAGAAGGTCGTCTACGTCGATCCGGCGATGAAGACCGCCGTCGAGGCGATGGAAAAGGCCGCCTCCGCTCCGCCGGCCGAGGGCGCGGAACCTGCGGGCGCTGCGCCCGCCGATGCCGCGCCGGCCACGGCGCCCGCGCAGTAA
- a CDS encoding murein L,D-transpeptidase family protein, whose translation MLVRRLITAAALAVSLFAVSACQPGADFGDLMGPQAPVPAALIKVMKTKDMGLTSPILVRLFKEESALEVWKQKSSGKYELLKTYSICAWSGKLGPKKAEGDRQGPEGFYTVVPSQLNPGSQHHLAVNIGYPNAYDRSHGFTGQNLMIHGSCNSSGCYAMDDWQVEELYALARDSFAGGQRSFQIQAFPFRMTPKNLARHRQSEHYAFWKMLKEGSDRFELTKRVPNVGVCEKRYVFDPLLEPGQTLLPAGPCPVVEETVEVAAKRLSDQAEEDRLFAQMKPHEFAPVSTFSYKTGTPITADAYAAEQHRREGFDRFGKPLKTRKATVFDGFTK comes from the coding sequence ATGCTCGTCAGACGTCTGATCACTGCCGCCGCGCTCGCGGTCAGCCTGTTTGCCGTCTCGGCCTGTCAGCCGGGCGCCGATTTCGGCGACCTGATGGGACCGCAGGCGCCGGTTCCCGCTGCCCTCATCAAGGTGATGAAGACCAAGGACATGGGGCTGACGTCGCCGATCCTGGTTCGTCTGTTCAAGGAAGAATCCGCGCTCGAGGTCTGGAAGCAGAAGTCGAGCGGCAAGTACGAACTTCTGAAGACCTACTCGATCTGCGCCTGGTCCGGAAAGCTCGGGCCCAAGAAGGCCGAAGGCGATCGCCAGGGGCCCGAGGGCTTCTACACCGTCGTGCCGTCGCAGTTGAACCCGGGCTCTCAGCACCATCTCGCCGTCAACATCGGCTATCCCAACGCCTATGACCGCTCGCACGGCTTTACCGGCCAGAACCTGATGATCCACGGCTCGTGCAATTCGTCCGGGTGCTACGCCATGGACGACTGGCAGGTCGAGGAACTCTACGCGCTCGCCCGTGACAGCTTTGCCGGCGGTCAGCGCTCGTTCCAGATCCAGGCCTTTCCCTTCCGCATGACACCGAAGAACCTTGCCCGGCATCGCCAGTCCGAGCACTACGCGTTCTGGAAGATGCTGAAGGAGGGGTCGGACCGTTTCGAACTCACCAAGCGTGTGCCGAATGTCGGCGTCTGCGAAAAGCGCTACGTCTTCGATCCCCTGCTGGAGCCCGGCCAGACCCTCCTGCCGGCAGGGCCCTGCCCGGTGGTCGAGGAGACCGTCGAGGTCGCCGCCAAGCGCCTGTCCGACCAGGCCGAGGAAGACAGGCTGTTTGCGCAGATGAAGCCGCACGAATTCGCGCCCGTCTCGACCTTCAGCTACAAGACCGGCACGCCGATCACCGCCGATGCCTATGCCGCCGAGCAGCACCGCCGCGAAGGTTTCGACCGTTTCGGCAAGCCGCTGAAGACCCGCAAGGCGACCGTTTTCGACGGCTTCACGAAGTAG
- the argJ gene encoding bifunctional glutamate N-acetyltransferase/amino-acid acetyltransferase ArgJ: MSTSISPLAPTDYANLPAIEGLRIATAAAGIKYKGRTDVLMMVLDAPASIAGVFTRSKCPSAPVDLCRENLKGGSVRAIVVNSGNANAFTGRRGRETTAMTAVAAAEAVGCRSNEVFLASTGVIGEPLDAAKFSHLLEGLAKEATGARWRDAADAIMTTDTYPKLATRAVEIAGVTVTLNGIAKGAGMIAPDMATMLSFLATDAPLPAATLQAMLSQAVEPSFNSVTVDSDTSTSDTLLLIATGAAASRGCPEISDPADIRLEDFRSALAGMLLDLARQVARDGEGARHEIQVTVEGAVSDASAKRIALSIANSPLVKTAVAGEDANWGRVVMAVGKAGEPADRDRLTISFGGVRVALNGERDPDYSEASAAAVMKGQEVPIHVALGLGSGRWTVYSCDLTKDYVEINGDYRS, translated from the coding sequence ATGAGCACAAGCATCTCGCCGCTGGCACCGACCGACTATGCCAACCTGCCGGCGATCGAGGGCCTGCGCATCGCGACCGCCGCGGCGGGCATCAAGTACAAGGGCCGGACCGATGTTCTGATGATGGTGCTGGACGCCCCCGCCAGCATCGCCGGGGTCTTCACCCGCTCGAAATGTCCTTCCGCGCCTGTCGATCTCTGCCGCGAGAACCTGAAGGGCGGCAGCGTTCGCGCCATCGTCGTCAATTCCGGCAATGCCAACGCCTTCACCGGACGGCGTGGCCGCGAGACGACGGCGATGACCGCGGTCGCCGCGGCGGAGGCGGTGGGATGCCGCTCGAACGAGGTCTTCCTCGCCTCGACCGGGGTGATCGGCGAGCCACTCGACGCCGCCAAGTTCAGCCATCTTCTGGAAGGGCTTGCCAAGGAGGCGACCGGCGCACGCTGGCGCGACGCTGCCGACGCCATCATGACCACCGATACCTATCCGAAGCTCGCAACCCGTGCGGTCGAGATCGCCGGCGTCACTGTCACGCTGAACGGCATCGCCAAGGGCGCCGGCATGATCGCGCCCGATATGGCGACCATGCTCTCCTTCCTCGCGACCGATGCGCCGCTGCCGGCGGCGACGCTCCAGGCCATGCTGTCGCAGGCGGTCGAGCCGAGCTTCAATTCGGTGACCGTCGACAGCGACACCTCGACCTCAGACACGCTGCTTCTCATCGCGACCGGCGCTGCCGCTTCCCGCGGGTGCCCGGAGATTTCCGATCCTGCCGATATCAGGCTGGAGGATTTCCGCTCGGCGCTCGCCGGCATGCTCCTCGATCTCGCCCGCCAGGTGGCGCGGGACGGCGAGGGCGCCCGGCACGAGATCCAGGTGACGGTGGAGGGCGCCGTCAGCGACGCCTCGGCCAAGCGCATCGCGCTGTCGATCGCCAATTCGCCGCTGGTCAAGACCGCCGTCGCCGGCGAGGACGCCAACTGGGGCCGCGTCGTGATGGCCGTCGGCAAGGCCGGCGAGCCCGCCGACCGCGACCGGCTGACGATCTCCTTCGGCGGGGTTCGCGTGGCGCTGAACGGCGAGCGCGATCCGGACTACAGCGAAGCTTCGGCCGCGGCCGTGATGAAGGGGCAGGAAGTGCCGATCCATGTCGCCCTCGGTCTCGGCAGCGGGCGCTGGACCGTCTACAGCTGCGACCTGACGAAGGACTATGTCGAGATCAATGGCGACTATCGAAGCTGA
- a CDS encoding acetyl-CoA carboxylase carboxyltransferase subunit alpha yields the protein MHNYLDFEKPVADLESQIIALKGIGENKDGVDVTEEIQRLEKRSHDALLDLYRKLTPWQKTQVARHADRPHCLDYVERMITDFTPLAGDRFFAEDHAIISGFGRLDGQSIAIIGQEKGSDTQTRLKHNFGMARPEGYRKAVRIMEMAERFGIPVLTLVDTAGAYPGIGAEERGQAEAIARSTEACLNLKVPLVSVIIGEGGSGGAIALAAANRVLMLEHAIYSVISPEAGASILWRDATRAQDVAQAMKITAQDLKGFGVIDEIVPEPIGGAHRDAGVAIDTTAERIRAAFAELTPRDGATLRRERREKFLAIGRNL from the coding sequence ATGCACAACTATCTCGACTTCGAAAAGCCGGTCGCCGACCTTGAAAGCCAGATCATCGCGCTGAAGGGGATCGGCGAGAACAAGGATGGCGTCGACGTCACCGAGGAGATCCAGCGGCTCGAGAAGCGGTCGCACGATGCCTTGCTCGACCTCTACAGAAAGCTGACGCCCTGGCAGAAGACGCAGGTCGCCCGTCACGCCGACCGGCCGCATTGCCTCGACTATGTCGAGCGGATGATCACCGACTTCACGCCGCTGGCCGGCGACCGCTTCTTCGCCGAGGACCACGCCATCATTTCCGGCTTCGGCAGGTTGGACGGGCAGTCGATCGCGATCATCGGCCAGGAGAAGGGGTCTGACACCCAGACCCGGCTGAAGCACAATTTCGGCATGGCCCGCCCCGAGGGCTACCGCAAGGCTGTCCGCATCATGGAGATGGCCGAGCGTTTCGGCATTCCGGTCCTGACGCTGGTCGACACGGCCGGTGCCTATCCCGGCATCGGCGCCGAGGAGCGCGGCCAGGCCGAGGCGATCGCCCGCTCGACGGAGGCCTGCCTCAACCTGAAGGTGCCGCTCGTGTCGGTGATCATCGGCGAGGGTGGCTCGGGCGGTGCCATCGCGCTGGCAGCAGCCAACCGGGTGCTGATGCTGGAGCATGCCATCTACAGCGTCATCTCGCCGGAAGCCGGCGCTTCGATCCTCTGGCGCGACGCGACACGGGCGCAGGACGTTGCCCAGGCGATGAAGATCACCGCACAGGACCTGAAGGGCTTCGGCGTCATCGACGAAATCGTGCCCGAGCCGATCGGCGGCGCGCATCGCGATGCCGGTGTGGCGATCGACACCACGGCAGAGCGCATCCGGGCGGCGTTTGCGGAACTGACGCCCCGCGATGGCGCGACGCTGCGGCGCGAACGCCGCGAAAAGTTCCTGGCGATCGGCCGGAATTTGTAA
- a CDS encoding methyltransferase domain-containing protein — translation MSATPIFDRTLLDRRRQRVSLDPAAASARFLLANVAAELAERLSLVERHFALGIDLASHSGEMAELLRQSGKVGTLVRVERLASLVGDSLAVVADEEALPLKEGSADLVVSALSLHLTNDTPGALIQAARTLRPDGLFLAALLGGETLNELRTALLEAEAEIRGGASPRVPPFVDIRDAGALLQRAGLALPVTDQDRLTVRYDSMFGLMRDLRAMGMANPLTARSRTPTPRRLFLRAAQIYQERFADADGRVRATFDIVYLSGWKPHESQQKPLKPGSAKASLGEALADRSRVSRPPTS, via the coding sequence ATGAGCGCCACCCCGATCTTCGATCGCACCCTCCTTGATCGCCGCCGGCAACGCGTCTCCCTCGACCCCGCGGCGGCTTCGGCACGCTTCCTTCTGGCAAACGTCGCCGCCGAACTTGCCGAACGACTGTCGCTGGTCGAGCGGCACTTCGCCCTCGGCATCGACCTCGCCAGCCATTCCGGCGAGATGGCCGAGCTTCTCCGCCAGAGCGGCAAGGTGGGTACGCTGGTGCGGGTGGAACGCCTGGCCTCGCTCGTCGGCGACAGCCTTGCCGTGGTCGCCGACGAAGAGGCCCTGCCGCTGAAGGAGGGCTCGGCCGATCTCGTCGTCTCGGCATTGTCGCTGCATCTCACCAACGACACGCCCGGCGCCCTTATCCAGGCGGCGCGGACGCTGCGCCCGGACGGATTGTTCCTGGCGGCGCTCCTCGGTGGCGAGACGCTGAACGAGTTGCGCACCGCGCTTCTCGAGGCGGAGGCGGAAATCCGCGGCGGCGCCTCGCCGCGCGTTCCACCCTTTGTCGACATTCGCGACGCCGGTGCCCTGCTGCAGCGCGCCGGTCTTGCCCTTCCGGTGACGGACCAGGACCGGCTCACCGTGCGCTATGATTCGATGTTCGGTCTGATGCGCGACCTGCGCGCGATGGGAATGGCCAACCCGCTGACGGCCCGCAGCCGCACGCCGACGCCGCGTCGCCTTTTCCTGCGCGCGGCGCAGATCTACCAGGAGCGTTTCGCCGACGCCGACGGCCGCGTCCGCGCGACCTTCGACATCGTCTATCTCTCCGGATGGAAGCCGCATGAAAGCCAGCAGAAGCCGCTGAAGCCCGGCAGCGCCAAGGCCAGTCTCGGCGAGGCGCTCGCCGACCGTTCCCGGGTGTCCCGTCCGCCAACATCGTGA
- a CDS encoding (deoxy)nucleoside triphosphate pyrophosphohydrolase — protein MSAISLVLVVACALVDADGRVLIAERPAGKSMAGLWEFPGGKVEPGETPEESLIRELEEELGIVTKAACLAPLTFVSHRYQDFHLLMPLYVCRRFEGIATPREGQRLKWVRPKALRDYPMPPADAPIIPFLVDLL, from the coding sequence ATGTCTGCAATCAGTCTGGTTCTCGTCGTCGCGTGCGCGCTGGTCGATGCCGATGGGCGGGTGCTCATCGCAGAGCGCCCGGCGGGCAAGTCGATGGCCGGCCTCTGGGAGTTTCCGGGCGGCAAGGTCGAGCCGGGCGAGACACCCGAGGAGTCGCTGATCCGCGAGCTTGAGGAAGAACTCGGGATCGTCACGAAGGCCGCCTGCCTCGCGCCGCTTACCTTCGTAAGCCATAGATATCAGGACTTTCACCTGTTGATGCCGCTCTATGTCTGCCGCCGATTCGAGGGCATCGCGACACCGCGCGAGGGACAAAGGCTGAAATGGGTCCGGCCGAAAGCGCTGCGCGACTATCCCATGCCGCCGGCCGACGCGCCGATCATCCCCTTCCTCGTCGACCTCCTCTGA
- a CDS encoding ComF family protein produces the protein MALSVQRGAGVMSQIVANLLFPPVCAGCRVAVGGPDALCARCWTLLRFIERPYCDVLGLPFSYDPGEGAVSPQAIADPPPFARHRSAVIYDGLAARLVAALKYGDRTDLVPLMASWMGRAGEDLLADAEIVVPVPLHRGRLWRRRFNQSAELARALVRGEAARGRALASAPLALARVKATRSQVGLGRRQRQENVRGAFKIVPGQRAAILGRRVLLVDDVFTTGATVGSATLALIRAGARDVDVLTFARVAAEE, from the coding sequence ATGGCACTGTCGGTCCAGCGTGGCGCCGGGGTGATGTCGCAGATCGTGGCGAACCTGCTTTTCCCGCCAGTCTGTGCCGGCTGCCGGGTGGCGGTCGGCGGCCCGGATGCTCTCTGTGCCCGTTGCTGGACGCTCCTGCGCTTCATCGAGCGGCCTTATTGCGACGTGCTCGGCCTGCCCTTTTCCTATGATCCGGGGGAGGGGGCGGTGTCGCCGCAGGCGATCGCCGACCCGCCGCCCTTCGCTCGCCATCGCTCCGCTGTGATCTATGACGGGCTCGCCGCCCGTCTCGTCGCCGCGCTGAAATATGGCGACCGCACCGACCTCGTGCCGCTGATGGCCAGTTGGATGGGCCGCGCCGGCGAGGATCTCCTCGCCGATGCCGAGATCGTCGTGCCCGTTCCGCTGCACCGGGGGCGTTTATGGCGGCGGCGGTTCAACCAGTCGGCGGAACTGGCGCGGGCGCTCGTGCGCGGCGAGGCGGCGCGCGGCCGGGCGCTCGCCTCCGCGCCGCTGGCGCTGGCGCGGGTGAAGGCGACGCGCAGCCAGGTCGGGCTCGGGCGCCGGCAACGGCAGGAGAACGTGCGCGGCGCCTTCAAGATCGTGCCGGGCCAGCGCGCCGCGATCCTCGGCAGGCGCGTCCTTCTCGTCGACGACGTCTTCACCACCGGCGCCACCGTCGGCAGCGCCACCCTTGCGCTGATTCGGGCCGGTGCGCGGGATGTCGACGTCTTGACCTTTGCACGGGTTGCAGCGGAAGAATGA
- the secA gene encoding preprotein translocase subunit SecA, protein MVSLGGIARKLLGSSNDRVVRRFEPFVREINALEASLVGLSDEALRGRTDEFRAQIAAGTPVDNLLVPAFATVREAAKRALGMRHFDVQMIGGMVLNRKSIAEMRTGEGKTLVATLPVYLNALAGKGAHVVTVNDYLATRDAEWMAKVYRFLGMSVGIITHGLSDDQRRAAYACDITYATNNELGFDYLRDNMKYERGQMVQRGHHFAIVDEVDSILIDEARTPLIISGPLDDRSDLYKTIDAFIPQLGPEDYELDEKQRQVSFTEDGTEKLERLLESAGHLVGASLYDIENVAIVHHVNNALKAHTLFQRDKDYIVRNDEIVIIDEFTGRMMPGRRYSEGLHQALEAKEGVTVQPENQTLASITFQNYFRMYERLAGMTGTASTEAAEFGDIYGLDVLEIPTNLPVKRIDEDDEVYRTADEKFKAIANEINEAAGRGQPVLVGTTSIEKSEMLAERLAKGGLKNFQVLNARYHEQEAYIVAQAGVPGAVTIATNMAGRGTDIQLGGNADMRIEHELKDMPEGPERTAAEEAIRTDIKRLKDQALAAGGLYVLATERHESRRIDNQLRGRSGRQGDPGRSKFFLSLQDDLMRIFGSERMDTMLTRLGLKEDEAIVHPWINKALEKAQKKVEARNFDIRKNLLKYDDVMNDQRRVIFEQRLELMDAEGLTETVTDMRQATIEAAVARHIPERAYPEQWQTAELREECLELLNLDLPIKEWADEEGIDETVIRERILDAADAIFAEKTERFGPEMMTYIQRSVVLQTIDLLWREHLVNLDHLRSVVGFRGYAQRDPLNEYKSEGFELFETMLGHLRERTTAQLMRVEVVRQDEQQQSQDDLLPMMTAHHIDATTGEDDATGLSADNEDPSLWGVVGRNEPCPCGSGKKFKHCHGAFA, encoded by the coding sequence ATGGTCAGTCTCGGCGGCATCGCCCGCAAGTTGCTCGGTTCGTCGAACGATCGGGTTGTTCGACGTTTCGAGCCCTTCGTGCGGGAAATCAACGCGCTCGAGGCCTCGCTGGTAGGCTTGAGCGACGAGGCGCTGCGCGGCCGTACCGACGAGTTCCGAGCCCAGATCGCCGCCGGCACCCCGGTCGACAACCTGCTCGTTCCGGCCTTCGCGACAGTGCGCGAAGCCGCCAAGCGGGCTCTCGGCATGCGCCATTTCGACGTCCAGATGATCGGCGGCATGGTCCTGAACCGCAAGTCGATCGCCGAGATGCGGACCGGCGAGGGCAAGACCCTCGTCGCGACCCTACCCGTCTATCTCAACGCGCTTGCCGGCAAGGGCGCGCACGTCGTCACCGTGAACGACTATCTCGCCACGCGCGACGCGGAATGGATGGCCAAGGTCTATCGCTTCCTCGGAATGTCCGTCGGCATCATCACGCACGGCCTCTCGGACGACCAGCGTCGCGCCGCCTATGCCTGTGACATTACCTACGCCACCAACAACGAGCTCGGCTTCGACTACCTGCGCGACAACATGAAGTACGAGCGCGGCCAGATGGTGCAGCGCGGCCATCACTTCGCGATCGTCGACGAGGTCGACTCGATCCTGATCGACGAGGCGCGCACGCCGCTCATCATCTCCGGCCCGCTCGACGACCGATCCGATCTCTACAAGACCATCGACGCCTTCATCCCGCAGCTCGGTCCCGAGGACTACGAGCTCGACGAGAAGCAACGCCAGGTCTCGTTCACCGAGGACGGCACAGAGAAGCTCGAGCGTCTGCTGGAATCGGCGGGCCATCTCGTCGGCGCCTCGCTCTACGACATCGAGAACGTCGCGATCGTCCACCATGTGAACAACGCGCTGAAGGCCCACACGCTGTTCCAGCGCGACAAGGACTACATCGTCCGCAACGACGAGATCGTCATCATCGACGAGTTCACCGGCCGCATGATGCCGGGCCGGCGCTATTCGGAAGGCCTGCACCAGGCGCTGGAAGCCAAGGAGGGCGTCACCGTCCAGCCCGAGAACCAGACGCTCGCCTCGATCACCTTCCAGAACTATTTCCGCATGTACGAGCGTCTTGCCGGCATGACCGGCACGGCGTCGACGGAAGCGGCCGAGTTCGGCGACATCTACGGCCTCGATGTGCTGGAGATCCCGACGAACCTGCCGGTCAAGCGCATCGACGAGGACGACGAGGTCTACCGGACGGCGGACGAGAAGTTCAAGGCGATCGCCAACGAGATCAACGAGGCGGCTGGCCGCGGCCAGCCGGTCCTCGTCGGCACGACCTCGATCGAGAAGTCCGAAATGCTGGCCGAGCGGCTGGCCAAGGGCGGGCTGAAGAATTTTCAGGTGCTGAACGCCCGCTATCACGAGCAGGAGGCCTATATCGTCGCGCAGGCGGGCGTGCCCGGCGCGGTGACGATCGCCACCAACATGGCCGGTCGCGGCACCGACATCCAGCTCGGCGGCAATGCCGACATGCGCATCGAGCACGAACTGAAGGACATGCCGGAGGGCCCGGAGCGGACCGCCGCCGAGGAGGCGATCCGGACCGACATCAAGCGCCTGAAAGATCAGGCGCTGGCTGCCGGCGGCCTCTACGTTCTGGCCACCGAGCGGCACGAGTCGCGGCGCATCGACAACCAGCTGCGCGGCCGCTCCGGCCGTCAGGGCGATCCCGGCCGGTCAAAGTTCTTCCTGTCGCTGCAGGACGACCTGATGCGCATCTTCGGCTCCGAGCGCATGGACACCATGTTGACCCGGCTCGGCCTGAAGGAGGACGAGGCGATCGTCCACCCCTGGATCAACAAGGCGCTGGAGAAGGCGCAGAAGAAGGTCGAGGCGCGCAACTTCGACATCCGCAAGAACCTTCTGAAATACGACGACGTGATGAACGACCAGCGCCGCGTCATCTTCGAGCAGCGGCTCGAACTGATGGATGCGGAAGGGCTGACGGAGACGGTCACCGACATGCGCCAGGCGACCATTGAGGCCGCCGTCGCCCGACATATTCCCGAGCGCGCCTATCCCGAGCAGTGGCAGACCGCCGAGCTGCGCGAGGAGTGCCTGGAGCTTCTCAACCTCGATCTGCCGATCAAGGAATGGGCCGACGAGGAAGGCATCGACGAGACCGTCATCCGCGAACGCATCCTCGACGCCGCGGACGCCATCTTCGCCGAGAAGACCGAGCGTTTCGGGCCGGAGATGATGACCTACATCCAGCGGTCGGTCGTCCTCCAGACCATCGACCTTCTCTGGCGCGAACATCTGGTCAACCTCGATCACCTGCGCTCGGTCGTGGGTTTCCGCGGCTACGCCCAGCGCGACCCGCTGAACGAGTACAAATCGGAGGGCTTCGAGCTCTTCGAGACGATGCTCGGCCATCTGCGCGAGCGCACCACCGCGCAGCTGATGCGCGTCGAGGTCGTGCGGCAGGATGAGCAGCAGCAGTCTCAGGACGATCTGCTGCCGATGATGACGGCGCATCACATCGATGCCACGACCGGCGAGGACGATGCCACCGGCCTGTCCGCCGACAACGAGGATCCAAGCCTCTGGGGTGTCGTCGGTCGCAACGAGCCCTGCCCCTGCGGCTCGGGCAAGAAGTTCAAGCACTGCCACGGCGCTTTCGCCTGA
- a CDS encoding GNAT family N-acetyltransferase produces the protein MATIEAENLTQLAVVRRLEAAGFRAWPASQTEFDGTWAVRLTAGFPAKRLNSVNPLDRSDHLDIPARVERAAARFKSFGRPFLFRQSPLAPPQLVQHLDDLGWSSFGESIVFSADLAGLDLTDCDPDVVSELTPIGDVHRYIEASLVVHERPAELREGLTEILELIRPPSALFLLEEGARPVAVALAIRDNDLAGVLDVAVSADRRQRGIGRGIVTAALRHTRAMGARTAWLQVEADNAAGLAMYRKLGFVEAYRYVYRAPPA, from the coding sequence ATGGCGACTATCGAAGCTGAGAACCTGACGCAGCTCGCCGTCGTCCGGCGGCTGGAGGCCGCAGGCTTTCGCGCCTGGCCCGCGAGCCAGACGGAGTTCGACGGGACCTGGGCGGTCAGGCTGACCGCGGGTTTTCCCGCCAAGCGCCTGAACTCGGTCAACCCGCTCGACCGATCCGACCATCTCGACATTCCGGCAAGGGTCGAGCGTGCGGCCGCGCGGTTCAAGTCCTTTGGTCGGCCCTTTCTGTTTCGCCAGTCGCCGCTGGCGCCGCCGCAGCTTGTCCAGCATCTCGACGATCTCGGCTGGTCGTCCTTCGGCGAATCCATCGTCTTCTCGGCAGATCTTGCCGGTCTCGACCTGACGGATTGCGACCCCGACGTCGTGTCCGAGCTCACGCCGATCGGCGACGTCCATCGCTACATCGAAGCCAGTCTGGTCGTACACGAGCGGCCGGCCGAGCTGCGGGAGGGACTGACCGAGATCCTCGAATTGATCCGGCCGCCCTCGGCGCTCTTTCTGCTCGAGGAGGGAGCCCGACCGGTCGCCGTCGCCCTGGCGATCCGGGACAACGACCTTGCCGGCGTCCTCGATGTCGCGGTGTCCGCTGACCGGCGGCAACGCGGCATCGGCCGCGGCATCGTCACGGCGGCTCTGCGCCACACGCGGGCGATGGGGGCGCGTACCGCCTGGCTGCAGGTCGAGGCCGACAACGCGGCGGGGCTCGCCATGTATCGGAAGCTCGGCTTCGTCGAGGCCTATCGCTATGTCTACCGCGCGCCGCCTGCCTGA
- a CDS encoding site-specific tyrosine recombinase XerD, which translates to MTGGEKGRPSPAARPASRDGVDIETFIEMMAVERGAAENTLSAYRRDLDDSSDFLGSRGTSLAAASSDDIRAFVSDLAARGFAASSQSRRMSSLRQFYKFLYAEGMRGDDPTGPIETARKARPLPKIMSEDEVDRLIDAAAASAADPDVTGAALARARRLHALVELLYATGLRVSELVSLPRSVLRPKNRLVIVRGKGDKERMVPIGERARDALAGFAEALAALKAPGMPSPAEQPWLFPALSESGHLTRQAFARDLKALAARAGIPAARVSPHVLRHAFASHLLQNGADLRAVQELLGHADISTTQIYTHVLEERLIRLVTDHHPLSETSRD; encoded by the coding sequence ATGACGGGTGGAGAGAAGGGCAGGCCGAGCCCGGCAGCGCGGCCCGCCAGCCGTGACGGCGTCGACATCGAGACCTTCATCGAGATGATGGCGGTGGAGCGCGGCGCTGCGGAGAACACCTTGTCCGCCTATCGCCGCGATCTCGACGACAGCAGCGACTTTCTCGGCTCCCGCGGGACGAGCCTTGCCGCGGCATCGAGCGACGACATCCGGGCCTTCGTCTCCGATCTCGCCGCGCGTGGCTTCGCCGCCTCCAGCCAGTCGCGGCGGATGTCCTCGCTGCGCCAGTTCTACAAGTTCCTCTACGCCGAGGGCATGCGCGGCGATGATCCGACCGGGCCGATCGAGACGGCGCGCAAGGCACGCCCGCTGCCAAAGATCATGAGCGAGGACGAGGTCGACCGCCTGATCGACGCCGCCGCGGCGTCGGCGGCCGATCCAGACGTGACGGGGGCGGCGCTCGCCCGCGCGCGGCGGCTGCATGCCCTCGTCGAGCTTCTCTATGCGACGGGCCTGCGCGTCTCGGAACTCGTCAGCCTGCCGCGTTCGGTGCTCCGGCCGAAGAATCGGCTGGTGATCGTTCGCGGCAAGGGCGACAAGGAGCGCATGGTGCCGATCGGCGAGCGTGCCCGCGACGCGCTTGCGGGTTTCGCAGAGGCGCTTGCGGCGCTGAAAGCGCCCGGCATGCCGTCTCCGGCCGAGCAGCCCTGGCTGTTTCCGGCTCTGTCGGAAAGCGGTCATCTGACCCGCCAGGCCTTTGCCCGCGACCTCAAGGCATTGGCGGCGCGCGCCGGGATTCCCGCTGCGCGCGTTTCTCCGCACGTGCTGCGGCATGCCTTCGCCAGTCATCTTCTGCAGAACGGCGCCGACCTCCGGGCCGTGCAGGAGCTTCTCGGCCATGCCGACATCTCGACGACGCAGATCTATACCCATGTCCTGGAAGAGCGCCTGATCCGCCTCGTCACCGATCATCACCCGCTGTCGGAGACGAGCCGCGACTGA